The genomic stretch CACCGCGCGGTGCGGACGTCCGTCGGTCTGTTCGACGTGTCGCACATGGGGGAGATCGTCGTCCGGGGGCCGGACGCCGGTCGTTTCCTCGATCATCTCGTCACCAACGAGATCGCGAAGATCGCGATCGGCCGCGTGGTGTATTCGCCCATGTGTCGGGAGGACGGGGGCGTCGTGGACGACCTGCTTGTCTCGAGACGGAGTGAGCAAGATTACCTCGTGTGCGTGAACGCCTCCAACGTGGAGCGCGACTACGCATGGATGCGTAGTCGCGCAGACGATTTCGACTGCGCGGTCGACGACCAGTCGGATCGGTGGGGACTGCTCGCGGTCCAAGGCCCGAACGCGCCGGCGCTCGTGCAGGAACTCGCGGATCGTCCGCTCGACGGGGTGCGCTACTACCACTGCGCCGAGGCGGTCGTCGGAGGCGTACCCTGTCTCGTGAGCCGGACCGGATACACGGGTGAACCCGGCTACGAGTTGTTCTGTCCGGCGGACGAGACGGAAGCGCTCGCCGTCGCGCTGGAGAAGGCGGGAGCCGCGCACGGTCTTGCGCTCTGCGGGTTGGGGGCTCGTGACAGCCTACGACTCGAGGCGGGCTTTTCGCTCTACGGTCACGAGATCAGCGAGACCATCTCGCCGATCCAAGCCGGACTGGAATGGACCGTGAAGTTCGCCAAGCCGGCCTTCGTCGGCCGCGAGGCGTTGCTCGAACAGAAGACCAACGGGACCGCGCGACGCGTGGTCTTCTTCAAGACCGGCGATCGTCGTATCGTGCGTGCCGGGACGCCGGTACTGTGCGCGGGCTCGGTGGTCGGCGAAGTGCTCAGCGGCACGCTCTCGCCGATGCTCGGCGAGGCGATGGGTTCTGCTTTGATCGATACCGCGCGTCTTTCGGATCCGCTCTCCGTCGACTTGCGCGGTCAACCGGTGGCGTTATGCACGACGAAACCGCCGTTCGTGCCGCTGCGGAAATCGTGAATTCTTTCAGATGAACATACCTTCCGACCTCCTCTACACCCGTGAGCACGAGTGGCTCAAGGTGATCGACGACGACACGGCCCTGATCGGGATCACCGACTACGCCCAGAACAGCCTCGGCGACATCACGTTCGTGGAACTCCCGAAGGCGGGACGCGTGTTGAAGTCGGGTGCGACGTTCGGCGTGGTGGAGTCGGTCAAGGCGGCTTCCGATCTCTACGCGCCGGTGGATGCGGTGGTCTTGGAATGCAACGAGACGGCGATCGGAGCGCCGGACTCGCTCAACCGCGATCCATACGAGTCCGGCTGGTTGTTGCGCGTGAAGCTGGCCGACAAGGGGCAACTCTCGGTGTTGCTCTCGCCTGTCGACTACGCTGCGCACACGGCGGGTTGATCCGCGGCGGCTGGCTCGGTGAGCGGACATGAGAAAGGGCGGCACGCGTGCCGCCCTTCGTCGTATCCGGAATTCGAGTACGCCGGGATCAGCCGAGGATCAGGAGCGGCTTCTCGAGGATCTCGCGCAGGGCGGCAAGGAACTGCGCGCCCACTGCGCCGTCGACCACGCGGTGGTCGCACGAGAGCACCAACGCCATGCGGTGCCCGACGACGATCTCGTCCTTCTCGTTCACGACCGGCTTCTTCACCGTCGTGCCGACGGCGAGGATGGCTCCGTTGGGTGGGTTGATGATGGCTTGGAAGCGTTGGATGCCGAACATGCCGAGGTTGGACACGCAGAACGTGCCGCCCGTGTAATCGGCGGGTTGGAGCTTCTTCGCCTTCGCCTTGGTCGCGAGGGCGCGAGCTTCGGAGCTGATCTGGAAGACCGACTTCTTGTGCGCGTCGAAGACGACCGGGGTGATCAGACCATCCTCGATCGCCACGGCGAACGAGACGTGGGCGGCCGCGTGATTGCGGATCGTCGAGCCCTCCCAGGATGCATTGGCGGCGGGGACCTTGCGCAGGGCATGCGCGCAGGCCTTGAGGATGAAGTCGTTGACGCTGAGTTTGGTTCCTTCGCCGAAGGCGGCGTTCACCTGCTGTCGAAGTTCGAGAAGCGGACCGACGTCCACTTCCACCTCCAGGTAGAAGTGCGGGACTTGCGACTTCGACTCCACGAGGCGTTTCGCGATCGTTCCGCGCATGTTGGAAACGGGAACGCTCTTCGCCTCTTGGACCGGAGTGTCGGACGTACCGACGAAAGCCGCGGTGGGTGCAGCGCCCTTCTGCGGTGCGGGACTCTTGGCAGGCGTTTCGGCGGGCGGCGCGGCGGGCGTGGGTTTCGGGGCCTTGGCGGCGGCTTCGACGTCGGCACGAACTATGCGTCCCCCCGGGCCGCTGCCCTTTACGTTGGAGAGGTCGACCCCTTTTTCTTCGGCGAGCTTGCGGGCGAGAGGCGAGATACGGCGACGCGCACCGTCCGACTCGGTGGCCGATTTTTCGGCGGGAGCGGGAGCCTGAGCGCTCTTCTCGGTTTCCGGCTCCGGTTCGGGCGCAGGTGAGGTTTCCTTCTTCGCGGGCTTTTCCTCGGCGGGTGCTTTCTCGGGCTCGGCCTTGGGAGCGGCCGACTTCTTGGCCGGTGCATCGACCGACTCGCCCTTTTTGCCGATCGCGCAGATCGGATCGCCGACGGCGACTTGATCGCCCGCACCGATGAACTGTTTGAGGAGGATGCCGGCGTCGAAGACCTCCATCTCCATCGTCGCCTTGTCGGTTTCGATTTCGGCGATCTTGTCGCCGGAGGCGATGGTGTCGCCTTCCTTCTTGAGCCAGTTGACCAAGGTGCCCACCGACATCGTGTCGCTGAGCTTGGGCATTTCGATGATCGTCGCCATGGTGCGGGGAGCGGAAGTCAGAGGATGGTGAGGGCGGCCTTCACGACGCGATCGGCGTCGGGAATCTGGAGTTTCTCGAGCGGCATCGAGTAGACTTGCGGTGCATCGAGGGCGGACACGCGCTTTACCGGCGCGTCGAGGTGATCGAAGGCCTTGTCTTGGATCAGGAACGCGATCTGGGCACCGACGCCGCAGAACGGTTTGTTCTCTTCGACGAGGACTACGCGGTTGGTTTTCCGAACCGTTTCGAGAATGGCGTCTTCGTCGAGCGGGCGGATCGAGCGCAGGTCGAGGACTTCGGCGGAGATCTTGTGCTCGGCTTGGAGGATCTCGGCGGCCTTGAGGGCGGTGATCGTGGCGCGACCGTGGGCGATGAAGGAGATGTCGGTGCCCTCGCGCTTGATGTCGGCCTTGCCGAGGGGGATGACGTACTCCTCGGTCGGGACTTCCCACTTCTCGTTGTAGAGAATGGTGTTTTCCATCACGTAGACGGGGTCGTTGTCGCGGATGGCGGCCTTCATCAGACCCTTGGCGTCGTAGGCGGTGGCGGGGCACACGACCTTGAGGCCGGGGGTGTTGGCAATGAAGTTCTCGGGAGTGTGCGAGTGCGTGGCACCGACGGCGGTGCCGCCGTTGGCGGGGCCGCGGATGACGATGGGGCAGTTGATCAGTCCGCCGGACATGTAACGGACGTTGGCGGCGTTGTTCATCATCTGGTCGAATGCGACGTAGCAAAACGACCAGAACATGAACTCCATGACCGGGCGCACGCCGAGCATGGAGGCGCCGATGCCGAGGCCGATGAAGCCGGCTTCGCTGATGGGCGTATCGATGATGCGCTTGGGTCCGAAACGATCGAGAAGACCTTCGGTGACTTTGTAGGCGCCGTTGTACTGGGCGACTTCTTCGCCCATGATGATCACGCTCTCGTCGCGCGAGAGTTCTTCGGCGAGGGCGTCGTTGATGGCCTGGCGGTAGGTGATGAGTGGCATCGGTGATGTCCGAATCGAAGTCTTGAAGTTGAGGTCCGAGGGCAGCGCCGTGATTCGGCGTCAGTCGTTGAAGAAGATCTTTCCGTGCGAGGTCTTGTGGGCGGGGTTGTCGACTTCCCAGTAGACGTCGCGATAGATCTCTTCCGCGGGCGGGAACGGACTCTCGTCGGCGAAACGGGCGGCTGCGTCGGCTTCGGCGCGGGCTTCTTCGTCGATCTTTTCGATCGTGGCTTCGTCGAGGATCGCGTCGGCCACGAGGTCGTCGCGGAAGAGGTTGATGGGGTCGTGCTTCTTCTTGTATTCCTCGACCTCGGCCTTGTCGCGGTACTTCTCGGGGTCGGACATCGAGTGGCCACGGTAGCGGTAGGTGTCCATCTCGATGAGGGTGGGGCGGCACTGCTCGTGCGCGCGCTGGAGGGCCTCGTAGGATTTCGCGCGGACTTCGTAGATGTTGGCGCCGTTGATCACTTCCCAATCCATCGCGTAGCCGTCGGCGCGCTTGGCGAGCGGAGTGGCGGCGGAGGAACGGGCGAGGGAAGTACCCATCGAGTAACCGTTGTTCTCGATCACGAAGATGACCGGAAGCGACCAGAGAGAGGCGAGATTGAGGGCCTCGGCGACCGCGCCTTGGTTGACCGCACCGTCGCCCATGAAGCAGAAGCAGGCGCCCTTCTTGCCCTGATACTTGAGTGCGAAGGCGAGACCGGCTCCGAGTGGCGTCTGGCCGCCGACGATGCCGTGGCCACCCCAGTAGTTTTTGTCCGGAGCGAAGTAGTGCATGGAGCCGCCTTTGCCCTTGGAGCAGCCGGTGTACTTGCCCTGCAACTCGGCCATGCATTCGTTCATGGACATGCCGACGGCGAGCGCGTGACCGTGGTCGCGGTACGCGGTGATGTAGTGGTCGTGCGCTCCCTTCAGGGAGACCGTGCCGACGGCGATCGACTCCTGCCCGATGTAGAGGTGGAGGAATCCGCCGATCTTGCCTTGCTGGTAGACGCGCAGGGTTCGCTCTTCGAAGCGACGGATGCGCACCATCTCACGGTAGAGGTGGATGCGTTCCTCGGGTTTGAGCTGCTTGTTGATCGGCGCGTCCTTGTGGGACAGGCCGCCCGCAGGTTCCTTGGATTTGTCGGCGACGGCGGATGATTTCTTGCTCACGGATGGATGACGGAAAAGGTGCGAAAACGCCTGACCTTGGGGGTGGGGGAGGCGTTATCAAGTCGATACTCGACGTTGGTCCCCGGAGGGAGGCGAGGGGAGGGTTTGCTCGACGACGAGCTGGAGGGGGACGCCGGGTGTGCAGTCGGCGCGCAGGGCGACGAAACCATGGCGATGCCGGTCGAACAACGGCCAAAGGCCGACGCGATCGGTCGCCGGGATTGGGAGGGTTTCGACCGCGGCGCGATCGAAGAATGCGAACGAGCCTTCGTGGATGGGAGCGGGCAGCGCGTCGACCGGTTCGAGGCAATCGAAGAGGAAGAGCAGCCAATGCGCACCGCCTTCGTAGGCCCGTTCGCTGACCATGGCGAACAGGTGAAAACGTTCGGGGGGCAGGCAGAGGCCGGCTTCCTCGGCGGTCTCGCGAGCGGCGCATTCGTGCGGGGATTCGCCGAGGTGTGTCTCGAGTTTGCCGCCGATAGGGCTCCAAAGTCCGGCGTTGGGTGCCTTGCGGCGCTGCAGAAGGAGGTGTTCGCCGAGACGATTTCGGAGGAAGACGAGGACGGCGATCTTGTGTTCCTTGGGCAGCGGTTGCACGGCAGTTTGGCGATGGAGAAACCGCAGCGCAGGCAGGTCTCGTGCCCTGCGTCGAGGTATCGTCGTGATCCGTTAATTTTGTTTACAGGCGAGGCGCGCGAGGCAGAAATTCACTTCCTTATGGCTGCCCTGCCCAACGTGTCGCGTTTGCTCGCGACGGCGCTTCTCGTGATCGTGGCGCTCCCCGTCTCGTACGCGCGAAACGAAGACACGATCGAGGTCCGTTCCGTATCGTTCGGCGACCTGCGTGCCGTCGGGTCTCGAGACAGCTGGCTGGAGTGTCGCGTGGAGCTTTCCGTCCGAACCGGTCTGGAGGGGGGATTCGTGAGTGGTGTGCAGGTGGATGTGGGCATGGCCCTGCGCGGCGGGAGCGAAGGGTTCGAGTTTTTCGGCAGTTCGGTCCGGCTGGTGGGTTTGGAGAGCGGCAAACCGACGGTGCGTTTCTATCTTCCACCCGAGGTTGTCGCGCGGTTTCGCTCTGGAGGTGAACCGTTTGCTTGGTCGGTGGATGTGTCCGCCGGAGGTAAGGAGTTCGCCACTGCGGTCTCGCGAACACTCGACTCAAGCGACGCGTTGCGCGGGTTTCGTGAGCGGTTGGGCGCAGCCGCGGTCAACGTGGGGATCCTTCGTCCTCAACA from Opitutales bacterium ASA1 encodes the following:
- a CDS encoding pyruvate dehydrogenase complex dihydrolipoamide acetyltransferase, coding for MATIIEMPKLSDTMSVGTLVNWLKKEGDTIASGDKIAEIETDKATMEMEVFDAGILLKQFIGAGDQVAVGDPICAIGKKGESVDAPAKKSAAPKAEPEKAPAEEKPAKKETSPAPEPEPETEKSAQAPAPAEKSATESDGARRRISPLARKLAEEKGVDLSNVKGSGPGGRIVRADVEAAAKAPKPTPAAPPAETPAKSPAPQKGAAPTAAFVGTSDTPVQEAKSVPVSNMRGTIAKRLVESKSQVPHFYLEVEVDVGPLLELRQQVNAAFGEGTKLSVNDFILKACAHALRKVPAANASWEGSTIRNHAAAHVSFAVAIEDGLITPVVFDAHKKSVFQISSEARALATKAKAKKLQPADYTGGTFCVSNLGMFGIQRFQAIINPPNGAILAVGTTVKKPVVNEKDEIVVGHRMALVLSCDHRVVDGAVGAQFLAALREILEKPLLILG
- a CDS encoding pyruvate dehydrogenase complex E1 component subunit beta; this encodes MPLITYRQAINDALAEELSRDESVIIMGEEVAQYNGAYKVTEGLLDRFGPKRIIDTPISEAGFIGLGIGASMLGVRPVMEFMFWSFCYVAFDQMMNNAANVRYMSGGLINCPIVIRGPANGGTAVGATHSHTPENFIANTPGLKVVCPATAYDAKGLMKAAIRDNDPVYVMENTILYNEKWEVPTEEYVIPLGKADIKREGTDISFIAHGRATITALKAAEILQAEHKISAEVLDLRSIRPLDEDAILETVRKTNRVVLVEENKPFCGVGAQIAFLIQDKAFDHLDAPVKRVSALDAPQVYSMPLEKLQIPDADRVVKAALTIL
- the gcvH gene encoding glycine cleavage system protein GcvH, which translates into the protein MNIPSDLLYTREHEWLKVIDDDTALIGITDYAQNSLGDITFVELPKAGRVLKSGATFGVVESVKAASDLYAPVDAVVLECNETAIGAPDSLNRDPYESGWLLRVKLADKGQLSVLLSPVDYAAHTAG
- the pdhA gene encoding pyruvate dehydrogenase (acetyl-transferring) E1 component subunit alpha, producing MSKKSSAVADKSKEPAGGLSHKDAPINKQLKPEERIHLYREMVRIRRFEERTLRVYQQGKIGGFLHLYIGQESIAVGTVSLKGAHDHYITAYRDHGHALAVGMSMNECMAELQGKYTGCSKGKGGSMHYFAPDKNYWGGHGIVGGQTPLGAGLAFALKYQGKKGACFCFMGDGAVNQGAVAEALNLASLWSLPVIFVIENNGYSMGTSLARSSAATPLAKRADGYAMDWEVINGANIYEVRAKSYEALQRAHEQCRPTLIEMDTYRYRGHSMSDPEKYRDKAEVEEYKKKHDPINLFRDDLVADAILDEATIEKIDEEARAEADAAARFADESPFPPAEEIYRDVYWEVDNPAHKTSHGKIFFND
- the gcvT gene encoding glycine cleavage system aminomethyltransferase GcvT, producing MDFAGWEMPVQYKSILEEHRAVRTSVGLFDVSHMGEIVVRGPDAGRFLDHLVTNEIAKIAIGRVVYSPMCREDGGVVDDLLVSRRSEQDYLVCVNASNVERDYAWMRSRADDFDCAVDDQSDRWGLLAVQGPNAPALVQELADRPLDGVRYYHCAEAVVGGVPCLVSRTGYTGEPGYELFCPADETEALAVALEKAGAAHGLALCGLGARDSLRLEAGFSLYGHEISETISPIQAGLEWTVKFAKPAFVGREALLEQKTNGTARRVVFFKTGDRRIVRAGTPVLCAGSVVGEVLSGTLSPMLGEAMGSALIDTARLSDPLSVDLRGQPVALCTTKPPFVPLRKS